One part of the Lotus japonicus ecotype B-129 chromosome 2, LjGifu_v1.2 genome encodes these proteins:
- the LOC130736507 gene encoding uncharacterized protein LOC130736507 has product MRQEDENNMDKPFGGKVVVLGGDFRQILPVIPKGGRQDIVFATINSSDLWKHCKVLKLTRNMRLSTAGSPELATEIKEFADWILKIGDGDFESNKRGESDIEIPEDLLIQNSENPLLDLVDFAYPNLVHNMKTEFFLEERCILCPTLECVEKVNYFMLDLLPEIPNHKITLKEGAPIMLLRNIDQAVGLCNGTRLIVADLGANVTKAIVVTGTNIGEDTFISRMDMVPSDSGEYKLTAGLNYTKVMFNPDIPQAVSYRGSSYSSNERCD; this is encoded by the exons ATGAGACAGGAAGATGAAAATAACATGGACAAACCATTTGGCGGTAAGGTTGTAGTTCTTGGCGGTGACTTCAGACAAATTCTTCCAGTCATTCCAAAAGGTGGAAGGCAAGACATTGTATTTGCTACAATAAATTCTTCTGATCTTTGGAAACACTGCAAAGTTTTAAAGCTCACTAGAAATATGAGATTAAGCACAGCAGGTTCACCAGAGCTTGCAACAGAAATAAAAGAATTTGCTGACTGGATTCTCAAAATCGGAGATGGTGATTTCGAATCAAATAAGCGTGGTGAATCAGATATTGAAATTCCTGAAGATCTTTTGATACAGAATAGTGAAAATCCACTTCTTGACCTGGTTGATTTTGCATATCCCAATTTGGTGCATAACATGAagactgaattttttttggaggAACGATGCATATTGTGTCCTACATTGGAATGTGTTGAGAAGGTTAATTATTTTATGCTTGATTTACTACCAG AAATACCAAATCACAAAATAACATTGAAGGAAGGTGCTCCAATAATGCTATTGAGAAATATAGATCAAGCAGTCGGTTTATGCAATGGGACACGGCTAATAGTGGCTGATCTTGGAGCAAATGTTACAAAAGCCATTGTAGTAACAGGAACCAACATTGGAGAAGACACTTTCATTTCAAGAATGGACATGGTTCCATCTGACTCAG gggAATATAAGCTAACTGCTGGGTTAAACTACACTAAAGTAATGTTCAATCCTGACATTCCACAAGCAGTGTCCTATAGAGGAAG TTCATACTCAAGTAATGAACGTTGTGATTGA